A region of Caminicella sporogenes DSM 14501 DNA encodes the following proteins:
- the nth gene encoding endonuclease III, with product MTIKKANMISKKEIKEVLKILNDMYPDVESELVYSTPFELLISTILAAQCTDKRVNSVTKELYKKYNTPEKLLELNEQELGEMIKSCGFYRMKSKNILNTCKILVEKYNSKVPDTIEELMTLPGVGRKTANVVVSNAFGKDAIAVDTHVFRVSNRIGLANSGDVFETEKQLMENIDKKLWSKAHHWLIYHGRRVCKARKPNCKICPISKYCLYYKKSIQTKD from the coding sequence ATGACTATAAAAAAAGCTAATATGATTTCAAAGAAAGAAATTAAAGAAGTATTGAAAATTCTCAATGATATGTATCCTGATGTTGAATCTGAATTGGTATATAGTACACCTTTTGAACTTTTGATATCTACTATATTGGCAGCACAATGTACAGATAAAAGAGTAAATAGTGTTACAAAAGAATTATATAAAAAGTACAATACGCCAGAAAAACTTTTAGAGCTTAATGAACAAGAATTGGGAGAAATGATTAAAAGCTGTGGATTTTATAGAATGAAGTCAAAAAATATTTTAAACACTTGTAAAATTTTGGTAGAAAAATATAATTCAAAGGTTCCAGATACTATTGAAGAATTAATGACGCTTCCGGGAGTAGGAAGAAAGACTGCTAACGTAGTTGTAAGTAATGCATTTGGTAAAGATGCCATAGCAGTTGATACTCATGTATTCAGAGTATCTAATAGGATAGGACTTGCAAATAGTGGTGATGTATTTGAAACAGAAAAACAGCTAATGGAAAATATAGATAAAAAATTGTGGTCAAAAGCACATCATTGGCTAATATATCATGGTAGAAGGGTTTGTAAAGCTCGCAAACCAAATTGTAAAATATGTCCAATATCAAAATATTGTTTATATTATAAAAAGAGTATTCAAACTAAAGATTAA
- a CDS encoding glycine C-acetyltransferase has translation MSNVHELKFLKEKIEELKKQGVYRKLPVLEGANEAEVILNGKKVINLSSNNYLGFANHPRLKKAAIEAVEKYGVGAGAVRTIVGNMDIHEEMEKVLAEFKREEAVMVFQSGFNCNAGTIQAITEKGDLIVSDELNHASIIDGARLSKADKTIYKHNDMDDLERVLKENRDKYRNILIITDGVFSMDGDIANLPDIVELAEKYEAMTYVDDAHGSGVLGENGRGTVDHFGLHGRIDFSIGTLSKAIGVIGGYVAGSKTMQDWLSHRGRPLLFSTSLPPAAVGAIIEAVKMLMESSEYTDRLWANAKFFKERLGKLGFNTGNSQTPITPVIIGDEAKTMEFSRKLFENGVFVSGIVYPTVPKGTGRVRCMVTAGHTTEQLERAVEVFEKVGKEMKILK, from the coding sequence ATGTCAAATGTTCATGAGTTAAAGTTTTTAAAAGAAAAAATCGAAGAATTAAAAAAGCAAGGGGTATATAGAAAGCTTCCTGTACTTGAAGGAGCAAATGAAGCAGAAGTTATATTGAATGGAAAAAAAGTTATAAACCTATCTTCAAATAACTATCTTGGATTTGCAAATCATCCAAGATTGAAAAAGGCTGCCATAGAAGCAGTTGAAAAATATGGAGTAGGAGCAGGAGCAGTTAGAACAATAGTAGGTAATATGGATATACATGAAGAAATGGAGAAAGTGTTAGCTGAGTTTAAAAGAGAAGAAGCTGTAATGGTATTTCAATCAGGCTTTAACTGTAATGCAGGAACAATTCAAGCTATAACTGAAAAAGGCGATTTAATAGTTTCAGATGAATTAAATCATGCCAGCATAATAGATGGTGCAAGACTTTCAAAAGCAGATAAAACGATTTATAAACATAATGATATGGATGACCTTGAGAGAGTTTTAAAAGAAAATAGAGATAAATATAGAAATATATTAATAATTACAGATGGAGTATTTAGTATGGATGGAGACATAGCTAATCTGCCAGATATAGTTGAGCTTGCAGAAAAATATGAAGCTATGACATATGTGGATGATGCACATGGTTCAGGTGTTTTGGGAGAAAATGGTCGTGGAACAGTTGATCATTTTGGACTTCACGGCAGAATAGATTTCAGTATAGGTACTTTATCAAAAGCTATAGGTGTAATAGGTGGATATGTTGCAGGTAGCAAGACTATGCAGGATTGGTTAAGTCATAGAGGTAGACCATTACTTTTCAGTACATCACTTCCTCCAGCAGCAGTAGGTGCAATTATCGAAGCTGTTAAGATGTTAATGGAGTCAAGTGAATATACTGATAGATTATGGGCTAATGCAAAATTCTTTAAAGAAAGATTAGGGAAATTAGGATTTAATACTGGTAATAGTCAAACTCCTATTACTCCAGTCATTATTGGAGATGAAGCAAAGACTATGGAATTTTCAAGAAAGTTATTTGAAAACGGAGTATTTGTATCAGGTATAGTATATCCTACAGTGCCAAAAGGAACAGGTAGAGTGAGATGTATGGTTACGGCAGGACATACAACAGAGCAGCTTGAAAGAGCAGTAGAAGTATTTGAAAAAGTAGGAAAAGAAATGAAAATACTTAAATAA
- a CDS encoding DUF503 domain-containing protein — translation MIIGSCLIDLILYEVCSLKEKRQIIKSIIGRVQSRFNVSIAEVDLNDLWQRSQIGFVCVTTSSRHANQIINNVVKFIQNDNRVEIIKTDIEIL, via the coding sequence ATGATTATAGGGAGTTGTCTAATTGACCTTATTTTATATGAAGTCTGTTCTTTAAAGGAAAAAAGGCAGATAATAAAAAGTATAATAGGAAGAGTACAATCTAGGTTTAATGTTTCAATTGCAGAAGTAGATTTGAATGACTTATGGCAGAGAAGTCAAATAGGATTTGTGTGTGTAACTACATCTTCTAGACATGCAAATCAGATAATTAATAATGTAGTAAAATTTATTCAAAATGACAATAGAGTAGAAATAATAAAAACTGATATTGAAATTTTATAA